TTGTATTTTTTACCAAGAATATACGAAAGCGATCGTTTTGGTGAAAAAGTTACTTGAGCTTACTTTTCTGCTTTATCTTGCCTCTTAACATTTGGTAGGAAAGTAAACCACCTGTAAAAGTACAATTCATGACGGGCTACTTTACTTTATTTGGGGGTGTCAAATATGAAAGTGTCAATATTTATCACTTGTGTTGCAGATGTTTTTTATCCAGAAGTAGGAAAAGATGTCGTGGAAATTCTTGAAGATTTAGGGTGTGAAGTTGATTTCCCTAAAGACCAAACCTGCTGCGGACAGCCTGCTTATAATAGTGGTTATCATAAAGAAACAAAAACAGCTGCAAAACATATGATTAAAGCTTTTGCTAATTCGGAATATGTTGTAGCGCCATCAGGATCTTGCGCTATGATGGTTCACGAGTTTTCTAGTTTATTTTCTGAAAGTGAAGCAGAGTGGAAGAAAAAAGCTACTGAACTTGCAAATAAAACATATGAATTCACACAGTTTCTTGTTGAAGTATTAGGGAAAGAAGACTTAGGTGCGGAGCTTCATAAAAAAGCAACGGTTCATACATCTTGCCATATGAGCCGATTAATGGGGATTAAGGAACCGCCGCAAAAATTATTAAAATGTGTAAAGGGACTGGAAGTTGTTTCGTTACCACATAATTATGATTGCTGTGGATTTGGGGGCACATTCTCAGTGAAAATGCCAGAAATCTCTGAGCAAATGGTCGATGAAAAAGTAAAGCATATTATGGAAACCGGTGCAGAACTGTTAATCGGGATGGATTGTAGCTGCTTAATGAATATAAAAGGACGTTTAACACGCAATGGTTATCCAATTGATGTAAAGCATATTGCTCAAGTATTAAATGAAGATCGAAAATAAGAGGGGGGATATAAAGATGGGAATGAAAATTGGGAATGATCCTTTTCATAAGCGTGCTGAAACAGGTATAGGGGATCAATTCATGAGACAGGCTGTCAGGAAAGCGCAAGATGGTCTTAGAGGCAAGAAATTAAAAGCTACTGAGAGTCTTGGGAATTGGGAGGAATGGCGAGCTTTAGGGGAAGAAATTCGAAAGCATACATTAGAAAACCTTGATTATTATTTGTATCAACTGAGTGAAAATATTGAGAAAAATGGTGGTTTTGTTTATTTTGCAAAGACTGCAGAAGACGCAAGGGAATATGTAAAAGGGATTGTAAAAAAGAAAAACGCGAAAAAAATTGTGAAATCAAAATCTATGGTAACGGAAGAGATTAGTTTAAATGAAGCGATTGAAGAGGCTGGAGGAGAAGTGTTAGAAACGGACCTTGCCGAATTTATTCTGCAAGTGAACGACCACGATCCTCCATCACATATTGTTGTTCCGTGTCTTCATAAGGATAAAGAACACATTTGTGAAATATTTAAAACAAAGTTAGATTATACTGGAACATCTGATCCTACGGAAATGGCGAGGTTTGTAAGGGATTATTTGCGTGATGATTTTTTTACAGCGGATGTAGGGGTGACAGGATGTAACTTTGCTGTTGCAGAGTCTGGGTCTATTTCTATCGTGGCAAACGAAGGAAATGCAAGACTTACCACGACGCTTCCGAAAACGTTAATTACAGTTATGGGAATGGAACGTATTGTTCCAACATGGGAAGAGCTTGATGTATTAGTAACACTTCTATGCCGAAGTTCTGTAGGACAAAAGTTAACCAGTTATATTACAGGATTAACCGAGCCCGGTGGGACAGACGGACCTGAGGAATTTCATTTAGTCATTGTTGATAATGGTCGTTCTAATATTTCAGGAACAGAATTTCAAAGTATCCTTCAGTGCATTCGCTGTGCGGCTAATGTATGTCCCATATATCGGCATATCGGTGGACATGCGTATGGCTCCATTTATCCAGGACCGATTGGAGCTGTGTTGACACCACTTTTAGGAGGATATGATGAATACAAAGATTTACCTTATGCATCTAGCCTTTGTGGAGCTTGTACAGAAGCGTGTCCAGTGAAAATACCGTTACACGATTTATTAATTAAACATCGCCGCCACATTGTAGAAGAAGCGAAACAATCACCTGTGGCTTGGAACGTTGCTATGAAAGGTTTTGAAAAAGCGGTGAATAGCTCCAGATTATTTTCTCTTGCTGCAAAGACCGCTCCGTATGCATTAAAGCCTCTTACAAAAGGGGACAAGATCGAACGTGGAATCGGTCCGTTAAAAGCTTGGACGGATGCGAGAGATTTTCCAGTTCCAGAAAAACAACCGTTTAGAGATTGGTTTAAAAAACGTGAAAAGGAGAACGATAATGGCCATCCAAAATCGTGAGGAATTTTTATTCCAATTATCAGAAAAGCTTGGCAGAAAACGTCCGGAAGCAGTAAAAAAACCGAACTGGTCTTTTTCTCCGCAGTGGACTGTTTTTGACGGATTAACACAAGATGAACTTGTATTGAAATTAATAGAGCAATGCGAGGTAATCCATACACAAGTTAAGCGAACAACAAAGGCCAGGCTTGTTGAAACATTACAATCTTTTCTCACAGAATGGAATATTCAATCTGCTGTGTATTCTAATGATGAACGGTTTGAGGAATATGGTCTCAGTCAATTTTTAAGCAATGAAGGTACAATGCATTTTCGTAAGTGGGGCTTAGATCATAAAGAAGAGAACATAGAATTTGCGAAAGCTGCTGACCTTGGCATTACGTTCAGTGATATCGCTCTTGCTGAATCAGGAACCGTTGTTCTATTTAATGATGGATTAAAAGGAAGGCACGTTAGTCTTCTTCCTGAGTCATATATTGCAATTGTTCCTAAAAGTACGATTGTGCCAAGGTTAACCCAGGCTACAAAAGTCATTCACCATCAAAATAAAGCGGGAGACAAATTGCCAGCTTGTGTGAATTTCGTTTCTGGTCCGTCAAATAGTGCAGATATTGAAATGAATCTCGTCGTAGGTGTACATGGGCCAATCAGAACAGCGTATATTATTGTGGATGATCAATAAGGATTTACGTCTCTTACCAAATAATGAGTTAAAAGATTTGACTTGATCTTTGTATATTGCGTATAAGATATGCCAATTGTGAGGGATTCTATTTTGTAATCCAAAAGCGATGGGAATTAATTTCCATCGCTTTTTTGTTTCTTTAGGCCGGGAGCTCCTTCATTGTGACAAAGTGTTTTTGATAGTATAATGAAATGAGTATGTGATGAAGAAATTCATCATAAGTAGCTGAGGTGAAGAAACATGCAAAGAGTAACAAACTGTGTGTTAATCAAAGATAATGAAGTTCTCCTATTACAAAAACCTCGTCGGAACTGGTGGGTTGCACCGGGCGGGAAAATGGAACGCGGTGAAACAGTAAGAGATTCCGTTGTTCGCGAATATCGTGAAGAAACAGGTATTTATTTAAAGAACCCAGCGTTAAAGGGGGTCTTCACTTTTGTCATTCAAGAAGGTGATAAAGTTGTTTCTGAATGGATGATGTTCTCCTTTTTAGCGACAGATTTTGCAGGAGAAAACAAATTGGAAAGCGAAGAAGGCATCATTGGCTGGCATACATTTGATAAAATTGATGAGTTAGCAATGGCACCAGGAGATTATCACATTATTGATTATTTAATTAAAGGAAATGGAATAATCTACGGTACGTTTGTATATACACCAGATTTTGAATTACTTTCATATCGATTGGATCCGAGCTAAACCGTCAAGGAGGGGATACAATGACAGCGAATAATGATATTAAAATGGTAATTATTACAGGAATGTCCGGTGCAGGAAAAACAGTAGCCTTACAAAGTTTTGAAGATTTAGGATATTTTTGTGTAGATAACTTACCACCGATGTTATTGCCGAAGTTTGTTGAACTTATGGCAGACTCGAAAGGGAAAATGAATAAAGTGGCACTTGGTATTGATTTACGTGGCCGCGAATTTTTTGAACATTTATGGGGAGCGCTTGATGATTTATCAGAACGCACTTGGATCATTCCTCATATTTTATTTTTAGATGCGAAAGATAGCACGCTTGTAACGCGTTACAAAGAAACGAGACGTTCGCATCCGCTTGCGCCGACTGGTTTGCCGTTAAAAGGGATTGAGGCAGAGCGTGATTTATTAACAGACATGAAGGCAAGAGCTAATATTGTACTCGATACGTCTGAGTTAAAACCGAAAGAATTGCGCGAGAAAATTGTTCATCTGTTTTCAACAGAAAATGAGCAAGCGTTTCGTGTAAATGTGATGTCATTTGGATTTAAGTACGGTATTCCGATTGATGCTGATTTAGTATTTGATGTTCGTTTTTTACCAAATCCATATTATATTCCACAGATGAAGCCTTTAACAGGACTGGATGAAGAAGTTTCGTCATATGTGCTCAAATTTAATGAAACACATAAATTTTTAGAAAAGCTGACGGATCTCATTACTTTCATGCTTCCTCATTATAAAAGAGAAGGTAAGAGTCAACTTGTAATTGCAATTGGATGTACAGGTGGGCAACATCGTTCTGTTACGCTTGCAGAATACCTTGGAAAACATTTGAAACCAGAATATATCGTTCATGTATCTCATCGTGATGTGGAGAAGAGAAAGGGCCATTAGGGGATGAAAAAAGAGAGAAAACCTAAAATTGTCATCATGGGAGGAGGAACTGGACTATCTGTTTTATTAAGAGGATTGAAGAAATATCCTGTTGATATTACAGCAGTTGTTACAGTAGCTGATGATGGTGGCAGTTCAGGTAGATTGCGTGATGAGTTAGAAATTCCACCACCAGGCGACATTCGTAACGTACTTGTTGCGTTATCAGATGTAGAGCCGCTTGTGGAAGCTTTATTTCAACATCGTTTTACATCCGGAGAAGGTTTAACGGGTCATGCATTAGGTAATTTATTGCTAGCTGGGATGACGTCGATTACAGGAGACTTTTTCCATGCTATTACAGAAACGAGTAAGGTGTTAAATGTAAGAGGGCGTGTTTTACCAGCGGCCAACCAAAGTGTTGTGCTTCATGCAGAACTGGAAGATGGGCAAATTGTAACAGGTGAATCGAAAATCCCGTATTTTGGGAAAAAGATTAATCGTGTGTTTTTAACACCGGGTGATGTAGAACCACTGTCTGAGACATTGATGGAGATTCAGCGGGCTGATTTGCTTGTTTTTGGTCCT
This sequence is a window from Bacillus pseudomycoides DSM 12442. Protein-coding genes within it:
- a CDS encoding (Fe-S)-binding protein, with the protein product MKVSIFITCVADVFYPEVGKDVVEILEDLGCEVDFPKDQTCCGQPAYNSGYHKETKTAAKHMIKAFANSEYVVAPSGSCAMMVHEFSSLFSESEAEWKKKATELANKTYEFTQFLVEVLGKEDLGAELHKKATVHTSCHMSRLMGIKEPPQKLLKCVKGLEVVSLPHNYDCCGFGGTFSVKMPEISEQMVDEKVKHIMETGAELLIGMDCSCLMNIKGRLTRNGYPIDVKHIAQVLNEDRK
- a CDS encoding LutB/LldF family L-lactate oxidation iron-sulfur protein, whose protein sequence is MGMKIGNDPFHKRAETGIGDQFMRQAVRKAQDGLRGKKLKATESLGNWEEWRALGEEIRKHTLENLDYYLYQLSENIEKNGGFVYFAKTAEDAREYVKGIVKKKNAKKIVKSKSMVTEEISLNEAIEEAGGEVLETDLAEFILQVNDHDPPSHIVVPCLHKDKEHICEIFKTKLDYTGTSDPTEMARFVRDYLRDDFFTADVGVTGCNFAVAESGSISIVANEGNARLTTTLPKTLITVMGMERIVPTWEELDVLVTLLCRSSVGQKLTSYITGLTEPGGTDGPEEFHLVIVDNGRSNISGTEFQSILQCIRCAANVCPIYRHIGGHAYGSIYPGPIGAVLTPLLGGYDEYKDLPYASSLCGACTEACPVKIPLHDLLIKHRRHIVEEAKQSPVAWNVAMKGFEKAVNSSRLFSLAAKTAPYALKPLTKGDKIERGIGPLKAWTDARDFPVPEKQPFRDWFKKREKENDNGHPKS
- a CDS encoding LutC/YkgG family protein, whose product is MAIQNREEFLFQLSEKLGRKRPEAVKKPNWSFSPQWTVFDGLTQDELVLKLIEQCEVIHTQVKRTTKARLVETLQSFLTEWNIQSAVYSNDERFEEYGLSQFLSNEGTMHFRKWGLDHKEENIEFAKAADLGITFSDIALAESGTVVLFNDGLKGRHVSLLPESYIAIVPKSTIVPRLTQATKVIHHQNKAGDKLPACVNFVSGPSNSADIEMNLVVGVHGPIRTAYIIVDDQ
- a CDS encoding NUDIX hydrolase, yielding MQRVTNCVLIKDNEVLLLQKPRRNWWVAPGGKMERGETVRDSVVREYREETGIYLKNPALKGVFTFVIQEGDKVVSEWMMFSFLATDFAGENKLESEEGIIGWHTFDKIDELAMAPGDYHIIDYLIKGNGIIYGTFVYTPDFELLSYRLDPS
- the rapZ gene encoding RNase adapter RapZ, with product MTANNDIKMVIITGMSGAGKTVALQSFEDLGYFCVDNLPPMLLPKFVELMADSKGKMNKVALGIDLRGREFFEHLWGALDDLSERTWIIPHILFLDAKDSTLVTRYKETRRSHPLAPTGLPLKGIEAERDLLTDMKARANIVLDTSELKPKELREKIVHLFSTENEQAFRVNVMSFGFKYGIPIDADLVFDVRFLPNPYYIPQMKPLTGLDEEVSSYVLKFNETHKFLEKLTDLITFMLPHYKREGKSQLVIAIGCTGGQHRSVTLAEYLGKHLKPEYIVHVSHRDVEKRKGH
- a CDS encoding gluconeogenesis factor YvcK family protein, with amino-acid sequence MKKERKPKIVIMGGGTGLSVLLRGLKKYPVDITAVVTVADDGGSSGRLRDELEIPPPGDIRNVLVALSDVEPLVEALFQHRFTSGEGLTGHALGNLLLAGMTSITGDFFHAITETSKVLNVRGRVLPAANQSVVLHAELEDGQIVTGESKIPYFGKKINRVFLTPGDVEPLSETLMEIQRADLLVFGPGSLYTSILPNLIVKKIGDAVLTAKAKKVYVCNVMTQAGETMGYTAFDHVQALHDHLGAPFIDTAIVNNHDIPAELRKLYAKELSEPVVVDEDRFAESKIRLIQDELAKYDDQVVRHDTLKLASILYSLL